DNA from Oceaniferula marina:
AATGGAGAACTGACCTACGCCGAAGTGCCGCAGTGCGGGTACAGCGTGCAATCGGCCGACCCGGGACTTCCTGAGGGAGTGTCCCCGACCCGTGTGGTCGCCGGAGGTGACGGCTATGTCCTCAATAACGGCCTGCTCGAGGTCAAGATTGACTCCAGAGGGCTGGTCACAGGCATGCTCGACCTTGAAAACCAGCGTCAGGTCATTGCCGATGGCGGGCAGGGGAACCTGCTGCAGATTCACAAGGATTACCCGAACCGTTGGAACGCCTGGGACGTGGATGTATTTTACAAAGATCAGGTGGAAAACCTGGATGGACCGGCGGAGGTGGAAG
Protein-coding regions in this window:
- a CDS encoding glycoside hydrolase family 38 C-terminal domain-containing protein, which gives rise to NGELTYAEVPQCGYSVQSADPGLPEGVSPTRVVAGGDGYVLNNGLLEVKIDSRGLVTGMLDLENQRQVIADGGQGNLLQIHKDYPNRWNAWDVDVFYKDQVENLDGPAEVE